The Saccharomycodes ludwigii strain NBRC 1722 chromosome II, whole genome shotgun sequence genome window below encodes:
- the MCT1 gene encoding [acyl-carrier-protein] S-malonyltransferase (similar to Saccharomyces cerevisiae YOR221C | MCT1 | Malonyl-CoA:ACP Transferase), translating to MSCFKRLITFPGQGSVVDIQSIKFTSKKIQSYIVSSDFRDYWDYLLKNPNKPGTIVMLSRLLYQDAISSNFINTADKTLLLGHSLGELSCLTCGGNENLLKLSDVFEIANFRNELMRKESQIFYNTINPHALKNTGNVFEMRAMLITSSFLKKNNITDFLQTILLNEIKNYNNKSDNTAAICVANINSPQQLVLSGVSEDIENFYSHNVSMLPRKYKILNNPDDIPFHNSKILARIQPPLYDFIWNKLRENGTSSINYLNVPIVNNINGEITYTKDEALENFVKGSTNTVDFVKCCETIKKNISRDNSNENISDSLDIINIGPTQIINNLLLKNNLK from the coding sequence ATGTCATGCTTCAAAAGATTAATAACTTTTCCTGGTCAAGGATCTGTTGTAGATATACaatcaattaaatttaCTTCCAAGAAAATTCAGTCATATATCGTATCTTCAGATTTCAGAGATTATTGGgattatcttttaaaaaatccaaATAAACCAGGTACTATAGTTATGTTGTCACGTTTATTATATCAAGATGCCATTTCTTCAAACTTTATTAATACTGCTGATAAAACTTTGTTACTAGGCCATTCCCTAGGCGAATTGAGTTGTTTAACCTGTGGTGGGAAcgaaaatttattaaaactaaGCGATGTGTTTGAAATAGCAAATTTTAGGAATGAGTTGATGCGTAAAGAATCCCAAATCTTTTATAACACTATCAACCCTCATGCTCTGAAGAATACTGGTAATGTGTTTGAAATGAGAGCAATGTTGATAAcatcatcttttttaaagaaaaataatattaccGATTTCCTACaaactattttattaaatgaaattaagaattataataataaaagtgatAATACCGCTGCCATCTGTGTGGCTAATATCAACTCCCCACAACAGCTTGTTTTAAGCGGGGTTTCTGAAGATATAGAGAACTTTTATTCCCATAATGTTTCCATGCTACCTaggaaatataaaattttaaataatcctGATGATATACCATTTCATAATTCTAAAATATTGGCTAGAATCCAGCCACCTTTATACGATTTTATATGGAACAAATTAAGAGAGAATGGAACAAgttcaataaattatttgaatgTTCCCATAgttaacaatattaatggTGAAATAACCTACACCAAAGATGAAGCCCTAgaaaattttgttaaagGTAGCACTAATACTGTGGATTTTGTCAAATGCTGtgaaacaataaaaaaaaatatatcgaGAGATAATAGCAATGAAAACATAAGTGATTCTCTggatattataaatataggGCCTACTCAGATCATCAACAATTTATTgcttaaaaataacttaaAGTAA
- the RDS2 gene encoding gluconeogenesis transcription factor RDS2 (similar to Saccharomyces cerevisiae YPL133C | RDS2 | Regulator of Drug Sensitivity), with product MNIITKVYNFIVDIENTRKKKKKKKKYRLNNMADVEETEVNPFQKRDTIDKEVISVQKRTIDKINNTNIINDDGDVSKQELATSTTDKQYTAHKRRKRKTGVACLYCRRSHVLCNDERPCARCIKRGIQHLCHDENITASGNRKNDAVTNMSDIIKPHTSRVTNADFTDKNRSTPSLQQNLNIQPVPTHLQEMLHIPDNSHKTIGISGSTNTIPTNATSTTTTNNNNNHNKSLNFINQPIFISEHVGSEFSSLNEFLTMLENPLLLAQSDVLGNIQPDENNTGTVSNTNLIDHADLNHIVGLNAQTDNAIVGMENSHNTLNSIPSASISSRLHSISGLENNNMNTSNALPSHIISKPMVPSKSTTTHNVSTYNQNSTTPKENFFLTAADPSMEMSPEERLKQVINAKLDAGLLRPYNYAQGYARLQSYMDKYMNTSSKSRILKPLSIIRPAFRAIARGLKDVDLILVEECFERMLLSYERVFTSMSMPACLWRRTGEIYRGNKEFASLVSCTVDDLRDGKLAIYELMTQESAVNFWEKYGSIAFDKGQKAVLTSCNLRTKNGVRKRPCCFSFTIRRDRYNIPICIVGNFIPIS from the coding sequence atgaaCATTATCACAAAggtatataattttatagtAGACATAGAGAacacaagaaaaaaaaaaaaaaaaaaaaaaaaatacagatTAAACAATATGGCTGATGTAGAAGAAACTGAAGTCAATCCTTTTCAAAAGAGGGATACAATAGATAAAGAAGTAATATCAGTACAAAAGAGAACTATAgataaaatcaataatactaatattatcaatgaTGATGGTGACGTATCAAAACAGGAATTAGCAACTTCAACTACAGACAAACAATATACTGCTCACAAAAGAAGGAAGAGAAAAACAGGAGTAGCTTGTCTTTATTGCAGAAGGTCTCATGTTTTATGCAATGATGAGAGACCTTGCGCAAGATGTATTAAAAGGGGTATACAACACTTGTGTCatgatgaaaatataaCAGCAAGTGGCAATAGGAAAAATGATGCTGTAACAAATATGAGTGATATAATAAAACCACACACATCAAGGGTTACTAATGCGGATTTCACGGATAAAAACAGGTCTACACCATCTTTACAACAAAATCTGAATATACAACCTGTTCCGACACATCTACAAGAAATGCTGCATATTCCGGATAATTCTCATAAAACTATTGGTATTTCAGGTTCTACAAATACTATTCCTACCAATGCTACCTccactactactactaataataataataaccataataaatctttaaattttataaatcaaCCCATTTTTATATCAGAACACGTTGGATCGGAATTCAGTTCattaaatgaatttttaacaatgCTAGAAAATCCTCTGTTATTGGCACAATCTGATGTATTAGGTAATATACAACCCGATGAAAACAATACTGGTACTGTTAGTAATACTAATCTTATAGATCATGCAGATCTGAACCATATTGTCGGTTTAAATGCTCAAACTGACAACGCAATTGTTGGTATGGAAAACAGCCATAACACTTTAAATAGCATTCCATCAGCTTCCATATCGAGTCGTTTGCATTCAATATCTGgtttggaaaataataacatgaATACTTCTAATGCTTTACCCTCGCATATAATTTCTAAACCAATGGTTCCGTCAAAGAGTACCACTACGCACAATGTTAGTAcatataatcaaaattcAACAACTCCAaaggaaaatttttttttaaccgCAGCAGACCCTTCAATGGAGATGTCTCCTGAAGAAAGGTTAAAACAAGTGATTAATGCCAAATTGGATGCTGGTTTATTAAGACCCTACAATTATGCACAGGGATATGCTAGATTACAAAGTTATATggataaatatatgaataCAAGTTCTAAAAGTAGAATTTTAAAACCATTATCCATAATCCGCCCAGCATTTAGGGCTATTGCACGTGGACTAAAGGATGTTGATTTGATCTTAGTTGAGGAGTGTTTTGAACGTATGCTATTGAGTTATGAACGTGTATTTACATCGATGAGTATGCCTGCTTGTCTTTGGCGGAGAACCGGTGAAATATATCGAGgaaataaagaatttgCATCATTAGTTAGTTGTACCGTTGACGATTTGAGAGATGGTAAATTAGCTATCTATGAACTAATGACCCAAGAGAGTGCTGTTAATTTTTGGGAAAAATATGGTTCCATAGCATTTGATAAGGGACAAAAGGCAGTTTTAACAAGTTGTAACTTACGTACTAAAAACGGTGTTCGAAAAAGACCGTGCTGCTTTAGCTTTACGATTAGAAGAGATCgttataatattccaaTTTGTATTGTGGGTAACTTTATCCCAATATCTTGA